From a region of the Deinococcus misasensis DSM 22328 genome:
- a CDS encoding YfiT family bacillithiol transferase, with product MDSRYPIGRFISSASQNPVEVQSWIDTIAAAPAKYRALAGQLSEAALDLPYREGGWTIRQVVHHVPDSHAQAYTRFKLALTENQPTIKPYDEHAWAHLADYSLPVEPSLVMLEAIHTRWVHLLRSLTPEQFERTFKHPESGVLPLWQVAGLYAWHSEHHLAHIEQALKNA from the coding sequence ATGGACAGCAGATATCCCATTGGCCGTTTCATCTCCAGTGCATCCCAGAATCCTGTGGAAGTTCAAAGTTGGATTGACACCATTGCAGCCGCTCCAGCCAAATACCGGGCTCTGGCCGGACAGTTGTCCGAAGCCGCTCTGGACCTGCCTTACCGTGAAGGGGGCTGGACCATCCGTCAGGTGGTGCACCACGTTCCAGACAGCCACGCACAGGCTTACACCCGTTTCAAGCTGGCCCTCACCGAGAACCAGCCCACCATCAAACCTTACGATGAACACGCCTGGGCCCACCTTGCCGACTACAGCCTGCCCGTAGAACCTTCTCTGGTGATGCTGGAAGCCATTCACACCCGCTGGGTGCACCTGCTGCGCAGCCTGACCCCAGAGCAATTTGAACGCACCTTCAAGCACCCCGAGTCGGGTGTATTGCCGCTCTGGCAGGTGGCTGGGCTTTATGCGTGGCACAGCGAGCACCATTTGGCCCACATTGAACAGGCCCTGAAAAACGCTTAA